One genomic window of Evansella cellulosilytica DSM 2522 includes the following:
- the noc gene encoding nucleoid occlusion protein — translation MKQPFTRLFGLSDKNEETEEITISEKEEVHQLPIDKIVPNQFQPRTVFQDERIEELAQTIKTHGIIQPIVVRVREDDIFELIAGERRWRAVQKLGWETIPAIIKEFNDSQTASVALIENLQREGLTSIEEATAYAKLLEIHNLTQESLAQRLGKGQSTIANKLRLLQLPQIVQDALLNRQITERHARALIALKNVELQEKLLERIINEELNVKQTEEAAKKILEGNNNTAKKPKPLRKSVSRDMRLAMNTIRKSVDMVVQTGMNVDTSEEEHDEYYQFTIRIPK, via the coding sequence ATGAAACAGCCGTTTACGCGATTATTTGGATTAAGTGATAAGAACGAAGAGACTGAAGAAATTACAATAAGTGAAAAAGAAGAAGTACATCAACTACCGATCGACAAAATTGTTCCAAATCAGTTTCAACCGCGAACTGTCTTTCAAGATGAGAGAATTGAAGAGCTAGCACAAACAATTAAAACACATGGCATCATTCAGCCAATAGTAGTTAGAGTAAGAGAAGACGATATTTTCGAACTTATTGCTGGAGAAAGACGTTGGCGAGCCGTCCAAAAGCTCGGTTGGGAAACAATTCCTGCAATAATTAAGGAGTTTAATGATTCTCAAACTGCATCTGTTGCACTGATTGAAAATTTACAAAGAGAAGGCTTAACCTCTATAGAGGAAGCTACTGCCTATGCAAAGCTCCTAGAAATTCACAATTTAACACAAGAAAGCTTGGCGCAGCGTCTTGGAAAAGGGCAATCAACAATCGCGAACAAATTACGTTTACTTCAACTTCCACAAATAGTTCAAGATGCCTTATTAAATCGACAAATTACCGAAAGACATGCGCGTGCTTTAATTGCTTTAAAAAATGTTGAACTACAGGAAAAACTATTAGAACGAATTATAAACGAAGAGCTAAACGTTAAACAGACAGAGGAAGCTGCAAAAAAGATCTTAGAAGGGAATAATAATACCGCTAAGAAACCGAAACCTTTAAGAAAAAGTGTTTCAAGGGATATGAGGCTAGCGATGAATACTATTCGTAAATCAGTAGATATGGTTGTCCAAACGGGGATGAATGTTGATACATCTGAAGAAGAACATGATGAATACTATCAATTTACGATTAGAATTCCTAAATAA